From Candidatus Zixiibacteriota bacterium, the proteins below share one genomic window:
- the aroC gene encoding chorismate synthase, producing the protein MGGLTFISAGESHGAQLTGILEGLPSGLRIDFDRLAADLAERQKGFGRGGRMKIERDVCEITAGARHGVTLGSPVSFAIRNRDWDNWRSAMSVTSERPEPGSEREAELSLPRTVPRPGHADLAGAQKHGFDDLRNILERASARETAVRVAAAAFAKMLLSEFGVQTACHVVRIGMASFDGPPPSVAAIRSRTADSDVRCVDPDASEKMRAEIREAAAAQDTVGGVIEVVASGIVAGLGDHTQWNRKLDGRLAQAVMSVHSIKGVEVGAGFAQTSQRGSRVHDEIFYDEGRAHDRSGFYRKTNRAGGLEGGLTNGADLIIRAAAKPISTLNKPLQSVDIHSKEPAAAFVERSDVCSVPAAAVVCEAMVALTLADAYLDAFGGGALRDIKERFDAYRKRIDRFGR; encoded by the coding sequence ATGGGCGGACTCACATTTATCAGCGCCGGTGAATCGCATGGCGCGCAATTGACGGGGATCCTCGAGGGCCTGCCGTCGGGGCTGCGCATCGATTTCGACCGGCTCGCCGCCGACCTGGCCGAACGCCAAAAGGGATTTGGACGCGGCGGACGGATGAAAATTGAACGCGATGTGTGCGAGATTACAGCGGGAGCGCGTCACGGCGTCACGCTCGGGTCGCCCGTGTCGTTTGCCATTCGCAACCGCGATTGGGACAATTGGCGTTCGGCGATGTCGGTCACGTCGGAACGTCCCGAACCGGGCAGCGAACGCGAAGCCGAGCTCTCCTTGCCGCGCACGGTGCCGCGTCCCGGTCACGCCGATCTGGCCGGAGCGCAGAAACACGGATTCGACGATCTGCGCAATATCTTGGAGCGCGCCTCGGCGCGCGAGACGGCGGTCCGTGTGGCGGCGGCCGCGTTTGCCAAGATGCTCCTGTCGGAGTTCGGCGTCCAGACCGCCTGTCATGTCGTGCGCATCGGAATGGCGTCCTTCGATGGACCGCCGCCGTCGGTCGCGGCGATCCGATCGCGAACCGCCGATTCGGATGTGCGCTGCGTCGACCCGGACGCCTCCGAGAAGATGCGCGCCGAAATCCGGGAGGCGGCAGCGGCGCAGGACACGGTCGGCGGCGTCATCGAGGTCGTGGCGAGCGGTATCGTCGCCGGGCTGGGCGATCACACGCAGTGGAATCGCAAGCTCGATGGACGGCTCGCGCAGGCGGTGATGTCGGTGCACTCGATCAAGGGCGTCGAAGTCGGCGCCGGATTCGCCCAGACGTCGCAGCGCGGCTCGCGGGTGCACGATGAAATCTTCTATGATGAGGGCCGCGCACACGACCGGAGCGGATTCTATCGCAAAACCAACCGGGCCGGCGGTCTGGAGGGCGGGCTGACCAATGGCGCCGACCTGATCATCCGTGCCGCCGCCAAGCCGATTTCGACCTTGAACAAACCGTTGCAATCGGTGGACATTCACTCCAAAGAGCCCGCGGCGGCGTTCGTCGAGCGCTCCGATGTTTGCAGCGTTCCGGCGGCGGCGGTCGTCTGCGAAGCAATGGTCGCGCTCACCCTTGCCGATGCCTATCTTGATGCGTTTGGGGGAGGGGCACTGCGGGACATCAAAGAACGATTTGACGCGTACCGGAAGCGCATCGACCGATTCGGTCGTTGA
- a CDS encoding ATP-binding protein, with protein sequence MLSLERSGAQRVIATVVAVSVIIALSFGLWAIWGIRAARKTLVAEAQRDALALLESLTLAAQYSVATGALVDRLEFEKQLAHADLIAAGLARARLDSAALAGALARFDADGLSMRATSGDLLTEPSELNRLLGSDPTLARLLPADRDPLDDVVSVSDSVGGVQWTGLLRSLPQGELIVWNRGELETTPAVIGGIGQLIQQIGAASNVHYIMLQAPDGIVFASRPLKPVLKLAADSFLVSVLSANISATREIEFEDVPTLEAAKPFLSEDLPSGMFRVGVSLAAVHAAQSRLAWQLGVAAVLFVLLATTVIAFLLGRQSLINLGQVYRRVETINKRILDAIDQGVIAVDGSKRISVFNPAAEAITGRTGADAIESDCDTVLASEGFSLKEVGSSGESVRDREISLRADGQERILVYTTSPVLRADGHPEGAVAVIRDETTARELAQRVRQSERLSEMGHLAAGVAHEIRNPLNAIALAAQRLRLAVGDADAKNLAATVWEESKRLNTIIDDYLSLARSSAEAKRPIRLERLVGTIAEMARLDAEKRGITLVLSLPPESVVNAAEGELRKAIWNVLSNALSATMPDGRIRLSLQHAGDTVLLQLDDSGSGIDPIDLPRVFQPYYTTKTGGTGLGLAITHRIISDHGGTIALESPVPGQDRGTRVIIRLPRVQET encoded by the coding sequence ATGTTGTCGCTGGAGCGCTCCGGCGCTCAGCGCGTGATTGCGACCGTAGTCGCCGTATCGGTCATCATCGCGCTGTCGTTCGGTTTATGGGCGATCTGGGGGATTCGCGCCGCCCGTAAAACGCTCGTGGCGGAAGCCCAACGCGACGCATTGGCGCTGCTTGAGTCGTTGACGCTGGCGGCGCAATACTCCGTGGCCACCGGCGCGCTGGTGGATCGTCTGGAATTCGAAAAGCAACTCGCCCACGCCGACCTGATCGCCGCAGGACTGGCCCGGGCGCGCCTCGACAGCGCGGCGCTGGCCGGTGCGCTCGCGCGATTCGATGCCGACGGATTGAGCATGCGGGCCACGAGCGGTGATCTCCTCACGGAGCCGTCCGAACTGAATCGCCTGCTGGGTTCCGATCCGACCCTGGCCCGGCTGTTGCCGGCCGACCGCGACCCGCTCGATGACGTTGTCTCCGTCTCCGATTCCGTCGGTGGAGTCCAGTGGACGGGCCTGTTGCGGAGTTTACCGCAAGGGGAGTTGATTGTTTGGAATCGCGGCGAGCTGGAAACCACACCGGCGGTGATCGGCGGGATCGGGCAACTGATCCAGCAGATTGGGGCGGCATCGAATGTGCATTATATCATGCTGCAAGCACCTGATGGGATAGTGTTTGCGTCACGTCCATTAAAGCCCGTCTTGAAGTTGGCCGCCGACTCCTTTCTCGTCTCCGTCCTCAGCGCCAATATCAGCGCCACACGCGAGATCGAGTTTGAGGATGTCCCGACGCTGGAAGCGGCCAAGCCGTTCCTGTCGGAAGATCTGCCCTCGGGAATGTTTCGCGTCGGCGTCAGTTTGGCCGCTGTCCATGCCGCGCAATCGCGTCTGGCGTGGCAATTGGGAGTCGCCGCGGTCCTCTTCGTCCTGTTGGCCACCACTGTCATCGCGTTTCTGCTGGGACGGCAATCGCTCATCAACCTGGGGCAGGTCTACCGTCGCGTCGAAACGATCAACAAACGCATTCTTGACGCCATCGATCAGGGGGTCATCGCGGTCGACGGTTCAAAACGCATCAGCGTGTTCAATCCGGCGGCCGAAGCGATCACGGGGCGCACTGGCGCCGATGCGATCGAATCGGACTGCGACACCGTGCTGGCGTCCGAAGGATTCTCGTTGAAAGAAGTGGGATCGTCCGGCGAGTCGGTCCGCGACCGTGAAATTTCCCTGCGGGCCGATGGACAGGAACGGATTTTAGTCTACACGACCTCCCCGGTGCTGAGAGCCGACGGGCATCCGGAAGGGGCGGTCGCGGTCATCCGCGATGAGACGACAGCACGTGAACTGGCCCAGAGGGTCCGTCAGTCCGAGCGCCTCTCCGAGATGGGACATCTGGCCGCCGGCGTTGCGCATGAAATCCGCAATCCCCTCAATGCCATCGCGCTGGCGGCTCAACGGCTGCGGCTGGCGGTCGGCGACGCCGACGCGAAAAACCTGGCCGCCACCGTATGGGAAGAGTCGAAACGGCTCAACACGATCATCGATGATTACCTGTCATTGGCGCGCAGTTCCGCAGAAGCAAAGCGTCCCATCCGGTTGGAACGGCTCGTGGGAACGATCGCGGAAATGGCGCGTCTGGACGCCGAGAAACGCGGCATCACGTTGGTTCTTTCGCTGCCGCCCGAGTCGGTCGTCAACGCCGCCGAGGGAGAACTGCGCAAGGCGATCTGGAATGTGCTGTCCAATGCGCTGTCCGCGACGATGCCGGATGGCCGCATCCGGCTGTCCCTGCAGCACGCCGGCGACACCGTCCTGCTGCAACTCGATGATAGCGGCAGCGGGATCGACCCTATTGATTTGCCCAGGGTGTTCCAGCCCTACTACACGACCAAGACAGGAGGCACCGGCCTGGGATTGGCGATCACGCACCGCATCATCAGCGACCACGGCGGCACGATTGCATTGGAGTCTCCGGTCCCCGGTCAGGATCGTGGCACACGGGTGATCATTCGCCTGCCGAGGGTGCAGGAGACATAG